In one Castor canadensis chromosome 15, mCasCan1.hap1v2, whole genome shotgun sequence genomic region, the following are encoded:
- the Pard6a gene encoding partitioning defective 6 homolog alpha isoform X1 — MARPQRTPARSPDSIVEVKSKFDAEFRRFALPRASVSGFQEFSRLLRSVHQIPGLDVLLGYTDAHGDLLPLTNDDSLHRALASGPPPLRLLVQKRAEADSSGLAFTSNSLQRRKKGLLLRPVAPLRTRPPLLISLPQDFRQVSSVIDVDLLPETHRRVRLHKHGSDRPLGFYIRDGMSMRVAPQGLERVPGIFISRLVRGGLAESTGLLAVSDEILEVNGIEVAGKTLDQVTDMMVANSHNLIVTVKPANQRNNVVRGASGRLTGPPTTGPGSAEPDSDDDSRDLLTENRHPPCSNGLSQGTPCWDLQPGCLLPGAGSSLPSLHGQEQASSSWGNGIRGDGSGFSL; from the exons ATGGCCAGGCCGCAGAGAACTCCGGCACGCAGTCCCGACAGCATCGTCGAGGTGAAGAGCAAA TTTGACGCCGAGTTCCGACGCTTCGCGCTTCCCCGAGCTTCGGTGAGTGGCTTCCAAGAGTTCTCGCGGTTGCTGCGTTCAGTGCACCAGATCCCAGGCTTGGACGTGCTGCTTGGCTATACAGATGCTCACGGTGACTTGCTGCCCCTCACCAACGACGACAGCTTGCATCGGGCCCTGGCCAGCGGGCCCCCGCCGCTGCGCCTACTAGTGCAGAAGCGGG CAGAAGCAGACTCCAGTGGCCTGGCTTTTACCTCCAACTCTCTGCAGCGGCGCAAGAAAGGGCTCCTGCTGAGACCAGTGGCACCCCTGCGCACCCGGCCACCCTTGCTAATCAGCTTGCCCCAAGATTTCCGCCAGGTCTCCTCAGTCATAGATGTGGACCTACTGCCTGAGACCCACCGACGTGTAAGGCTACACAAGCATGGTTCAGACCGCCCCCTGGGCTTCTACATCAGAGATGGCATGAGCATGCGTGTGGCTCCCCAGGGCCTGGAGCGGGTGCCAGGCATCTTCATCTCCCGCCTGGTACGGGGGGGCCTGGCTGAGAGTACAGGTCTGTTGGCAGTTAGTGATGAGATTCTTGAGGTGAATGGCATTGAGGTGGCTGGGAAGACCTTGGACCAAGTGACAGACATGATGGTCGCCAACAGCCATAACCTCATTGTCACTGTCAAGCCTGCCAACCAGCGCAATAACGTGGTGCGAGGGGCATCTGGACGTCTGACAGGGCCTCCCACAACAGGACCTGGGTCTGCTGAGCCTGACAGTGATGATGACAGCAGAGACCTGCTCACTGAAAACCGTCACCCTCCCTGTTCCAACGGGCTGTCTCAGGGGACCCCATGCTGGGACCTGCAACCTGGCTGCCTACTTCCTGGTGCTGGCAGCTCTCTGCCCTCCTTGCATGGCCAGGAACAGGCCAGCTCCAGCTGGGGGAATGGCATTCGAGGAGATGGTAGTGGCTTCAGCCTCTGA
- the Pard6a gene encoding partitioning defective 6 homolog alpha isoform X2, giving the protein MARPQRTPARSPDSIVEVKSKFDAEFRRFALPRASVSGFQEFSRLLRSVHQIPGLDVLLGYTDAHGDLLPLTNDDSLHRALASGPPPLRLLVQKREADSSGLAFTSNSLQRRKKGLLLRPVAPLRTRPPLLISLPQDFRQVSSVIDVDLLPETHRRVRLHKHGSDRPLGFYIRDGMSMRVAPQGLERVPGIFISRLVRGGLAESTGLLAVSDEILEVNGIEVAGKTLDQVTDMMVANSHNLIVTVKPANQRNNVVRGASGRLTGPPTTGPGSAEPDSDDDSRDLLTENRHPPCSNGLSQGTPCWDLQPGCLLPGAGSSLPSLHGQEQASSSWGNGIRGDGSGFSL; this is encoded by the exons ATGGCCAGGCCGCAGAGAACTCCGGCACGCAGTCCCGACAGCATCGTCGAGGTGAAGAGCAAA TTTGACGCCGAGTTCCGACGCTTCGCGCTTCCCCGAGCTTCGGTGAGTGGCTTCCAAGAGTTCTCGCGGTTGCTGCGTTCAGTGCACCAGATCCCAGGCTTGGACGTGCTGCTTGGCTATACAGATGCTCACGGTGACTTGCTGCCCCTCACCAACGACGACAGCTTGCATCGGGCCCTGGCCAGCGGGCCCCCGCCGCTGCGCCTACTAGTGCAGAAGCGGG AAGCAGACTCCAGTGGCCTGGCTTTTACCTCCAACTCTCTGCAGCGGCGCAAGAAAGGGCTCCTGCTGAGACCAGTGGCACCCCTGCGCACCCGGCCACCCTTGCTAATCAGCTTGCCCCAAGATTTCCGCCAGGTCTCCTCAGTCATAGATGTGGACCTACTGCCTGAGACCCACCGACGTGTAAGGCTACACAAGCATGGTTCAGACCGCCCCCTGGGCTTCTACATCAGAGATGGCATGAGCATGCGTGTGGCTCCCCAGGGCCTGGAGCGGGTGCCAGGCATCTTCATCTCCCGCCTGGTACGGGGGGGCCTGGCTGAGAGTACAGGTCTGTTGGCAGTTAGTGATGAGATTCTTGAGGTGAATGGCATTGAGGTGGCTGGGAAGACCTTGGACCAAGTGACAGACATGATGGTCGCCAACAGCCATAACCTCATTGTCACTGTCAAGCCTGCCAACCAGCGCAATAACGTGGTGCGAGGGGCATCTGGACGTCTGACAGGGCCTCCCACAACAGGACCTGGGTCTGCTGAGCCTGACAGTGATGATGACAGCAGAGACCTGCTCACTGAAAACCGTCACCCTCCCTGTTCCAACGGGCTGTCTCAGGGGACCCCATGCTGGGACCTGCAACCTGGCTGCCTACTTCCTGGTGCTGGCAGCTCTCTGCCCTCCTTGCATGGCCAGGAACAGGCCAGCTCCAGCTGGGGGAATGGCATTCGAGGAGATGGTAGTGGCTTCAGCCTCTGA
- the Pard6a gene encoding partitioning defective 6 homolog alpha isoform X3 — MARPQRTPARSPDSIVEFDAEFRRFALPRASVSGFQEFSRLLRSVHQIPGLDVLLGYTDAHGDLLPLTNDDSLHRALASGPPPLRLLVQKRAEADSSGLAFTSNSLQRRKKGLLLRPVAPLRTRPPLLISLPQDFRQVSSVIDVDLLPETHRRVRLHKHGSDRPLGFYIRDGMSMRVAPQGLERVPGIFISRLVRGGLAESTGLLAVSDEILEVNGIEVAGKTLDQVTDMMVANSHNLIVTVKPANQRNNVVRGASGRLTGPPTTGPGSAEPDSDDDSRDLLTENRHPPCSNGLSQGTPCWDLQPGCLLPGAGSSLPSLHGQEQASSSWGNGIRGDGSGFSL, encoded by the exons ATGGCCAGGCCGCAGAGAACTCCGGCACGCAGTCCCGACAGCATCGTCGAG TTTGACGCCGAGTTCCGACGCTTCGCGCTTCCCCGAGCTTCGGTGAGTGGCTTCCAAGAGTTCTCGCGGTTGCTGCGTTCAGTGCACCAGATCCCAGGCTTGGACGTGCTGCTTGGCTATACAGATGCTCACGGTGACTTGCTGCCCCTCACCAACGACGACAGCTTGCATCGGGCCCTGGCCAGCGGGCCCCCGCCGCTGCGCCTACTAGTGCAGAAGCGGG CAGAAGCAGACTCCAGTGGCCTGGCTTTTACCTCCAACTCTCTGCAGCGGCGCAAGAAAGGGCTCCTGCTGAGACCAGTGGCACCCCTGCGCACCCGGCCACCCTTGCTAATCAGCTTGCCCCAAGATTTCCGCCAGGTCTCCTCAGTCATAGATGTGGACCTACTGCCTGAGACCCACCGACGTGTAAGGCTACACAAGCATGGTTCAGACCGCCCCCTGGGCTTCTACATCAGAGATGGCATGAGCATGCGTGTGGCTCCCCAGGGCCTGGAGCGGGTGCCAGGCATCTTCATCTCCCGCCTGGTACGGGGGGGCCTGGCTGAGAGTACAGGTCTGTTGGCAGTTAGTGATGAGATTCTTGAGGTGAATGGCATTGAGGTGGCTGGGAAGACCTTGGACCAAGTGACAGACATGATGGTCGCCAACAGCCATAACCTCATTGTCACTGTCAAGCCTGCCAACCAGCGCAATAACGTGGTGCGAGGGGCATCTGGACGTCTGACAGGGCCTCCCACAACAGGACCTGGGTCTGCTGAGCCTGACAGTGATGATGACAGCAGAGACCTGCTCACTGAAAACCGTCACCCTCCCTGTTCCAACGGGCTGTCTCAGGGGACCCCATGCTGGGACCTGCAACCTGGCTGCCTACTTCCTGGTGCTGGCAGCTCTCTGCCCTCCTTGCATGGCCAGGAACAGGCCAGCTCCAGCTGGGGGAATGGCATTCGAGGAGATGGTAGTGGCTTCAGCCTCTGA
- the Acd gene encoding adrenocortical dysplasia protein homolog isoform X1 produces the protein MMAGSGSLVLRPWIRELILGSETLSSPRAGQLLKVLRDSETPGPSYAAEASDSGAMLLVSDGTYSVRCLVTREALDTTDWEEKEFGFHGTEGRLLLLQVCEVRIQIAEGGAPSEFYLQVDRFSLLPTEQPRVQVIGCNQDADVQKKLCDCLEDHLSESTSSNAGLTLSQLLDEVQEDQEHRGALVRLAESCLVLAGSCTATPLTHWAASHCKATEEAMYTVPSLLLHISENDQQILSSLSSSQRTQGTPALSSLVTLEESGASISLLSALPLAAPDLVQGGSSQPPPAICSAPEPLSPKSPDPNHTPNFPLLSCTPTLSPLSHAPKGHQANVTRAQKLKLEFRELGLLSKSGQPRTRAKGAQESCPVWDPPKRHRDGSAFQYVYEPPCTSLCAQVQAARLPPQLVAWALHFLMEPQPESELTQV, from the exons ATGATGGCAGGCTCGGGGAGTTTGGTTCTGCGGCCCTGGATTCGAGAGCTGATCCTGGGTTCAGAAACACTTTCCAGTCCACGGGCGGGTCAGCTGCTTAAG GTACTACGGGACTCGGAGACCCCGGGCCCATCCTACGCCGCTGAGGCTTCTGACTCCGGAGCCATGCTACTTGTGTCCGACGGGACCTACAGTGTCCGATGCCTGGTGACTCGCGAGGCACTGGACACCACAGACTG GGAGGAGAAGGAGTTCGGATTCCACGGGACTGAGGGCCgactgctgctgctgcaggtCTGCGAGGTCCGCATCCAGATTGCTGAGGGCGGCGCG CCTTCAGAGTTCTACCTCCAGGTGGACCGCTTCAGCCTGCTGCCTACGGAGCAGCCCCGAGTACAAGTGATTGGTTG CAACCAGGATGCAGATGTGCAGAAAAAGCTCTGTGACTGCCTTGA GGATCACCTTTCAGAGTCCACCTCTTCCAATGCAG GCCTGACACTGTCCCAGCTTCTGGATGAAGTGCAGGAGGACCAGGAACATCGAGGGGCACTAGTGCGCCTGGCTGAGAGTTGCCTGGTGCTGGCGGGCTCTTGCACTGCAACTCCCCTCACCCACTGGGCTGCGTCCCACTGCAAGGCCACG GAAGAAGCCATGTATACTGTCCCCAGCTTATTGCTGCACATCTCTGAGAATGACCAGCAAATTCTGAGCTCTTTGAGCTCAAGTCAGAGGACGCAGG GAACCCCTGCCTTATCCAGCCTTGTGACGTTGGAGGAGAGTGGTGCCAGCATCAGCCTTCTGTCTGCCCTGCCCTTGGCTGCTCCAGACCTAGTACAGGGGGGCAGCTCCCAACCCCCACCAGCCATCTGCTCAGCCCCTGAACCTCTGTCCCCCAAATCTCCAGACCCTAATCATACACCCAACTTCCCCCTCCTGAGCTGCACCCCTACTCTCTCACCCctcagccatgcccccaagggACACCAGGCTAACGTGACCAGAGCCCAGAAGCTTAAGCTAGAGTTCAGGGAGCTAGGATTGCTTTCCAAAAGCGGGCAGCCAAGGACCAGAGCCAAGGGAGCACAGGAGTCCTGCCCTGTGTGG GATCCCCCAAAGAGGCATCGTGATGGTTCTGCCTTCCAGTATGTGTATGAGCCACCCTGCACCTCCCTCTGTGCTCAGGTTCAAGCTGCCAG GCTCCCTCCTCAGCTTGTGGcctgggccttgcactttctgATGGAGCCACAGCCAGAATCTGAGCTAACTCAGGTGTGA
- the Acd gene encoding adrenocortical dysplasia protein homolog isoform X2, with protein MMAGSGSLVLRPWIRELILGSETLSSPRAGQLLKVLRDSETPGPSYAAEASDSGAMLLVSDGTYSVRCLVTREALDTTDWEEKEFGFHGTEGRLLLLQVCEVRIQIAEGGAPSEFYLQVDRFSLLPTEQPRVQVIGWDHLSESTSSNAGLTLSQLLDEVQEDQEHRGALVRLAESCLVLAGSCTATPLTHWAASHCKATEEAMYTVPSLLLHISENDQQILSSLSSSQRTQGTPALSSLVTLEESGASISLLSALPLAAPDLVQGGSSQPPPAICSAPEPLSPKSPDPNHTPNFPLLSCTPTLSPLSHAPKGHQANVTRAQKLKLEFRELGLLSKSGQPRTRAKGAQESCPVWDPPKRHRDGSAFQYVYEPPCTSLCAQVQAARLPPQLVAWALHFLMEPQPESELTQV; from the exons ATGATGGCAGGCTCGGGGAGTTTGGTTCTGCGGCCCTGGATTCGAGAGCTGATCCTGGGTTCAGAAACACTTTCCAGTCCACGGGCGGGTCAGCTGCTTAAG GTACTACGGGACTCGGAGACCCCGGGCCCATCCTACGCCGCTGAGGCTTCTGACTCCGGAGCCATGCTACTTGTGTCCGACGGGACCTACAGTGTCCGATGCCTGGTGACTCGCGAGGCACTGGACACCACAGACTG GGAGGAGAAGGAGTTCGGATTCCACGGGACTGAGGGCCgactgctgctgctgcaggtCTGCGAGGTCCGCATCCAGATTGCTGAGGGCGGCGCG CCTTCAGAGTTCTACCTCCAGGTGGACCGCTTCAGCCTGCTGCCTACGGAGCAGCCCCGAGTACAAGTGATTGGTTG GGATCACCTTTCAGAGTCCACCTCTTCCAATGCAG GCCTGACACTGTCCCAGCTTCTGGATGAAGTGCAGGAGGACCAGGAACATCGAGGGGCACTAGTGCGCCTGGCTGAGAGTTGCCTGGTGCTGGCGGGCTCTTGCACTGCAACTCCCCTCACCCACTGGGCTGCGTCCCACTGCAAGGCCACG GAAGAAGCCATGTATACTGTCCCCAGCTTATTGCTGCACATCTCTGAGAATGACCAGCAAATTCTGAGCTCTTTGAGCTCAAGTCAGAGGACGCAGG GAACCCCTGCCTTATCCAGCCTTGTGACGTTGGAGGAGAGTGGTGCCAGCATCAGCCTTCTGTCTGCCCTGCCCTTGGCTGCTCCAGACCTAGTACAGGGGGGCAGCTCCCAACCCCCACCAGCCATCTGCTCAGCCCCTGAACCTCTGTCCCCCAAATCTCCAGACCCTAATCATACACCCAACTTCCCCCTCCTGAGCTGCACCCCTACTCTCTCACCCctcagccatgcccccaagggACACCAGGCTAACGTGACCAGAGCCCAGAAGCTTAAGCTAGAGTTCAGGGAGCTAGGATTGCTTTCCAAAAGCGGGCAGCCAAGGACCAGAGCCAAGGGAGCACAGGAGTCCTGCCCTGTGTGG GATCCCCCAAAGAGGCATCGTGATGGTTCTGCCTTCCAGTATGTGTATGAGCCACCCTGCACCTCCCTCTGTGCTCAGGTTCAAGCTGCCAG GCTCCCTCCTCAGCTTGTGGcctgggccttgcactttctgATGGAGCCACAGCCAGAATCTGAGCTAACTCAGGTGTGA